From one Misgurnus anguillicaudatus chromosome 2, ASM2758022v2, whole genome shotgun sequence genomic stretch:
- the gpt gene encoding alanine aminotransferase 2-like isoform X1 produces MLCNKSVRVLKQGTCQVYAAVYPKGPSGVLNFSPMPSPHRTLSATPAPRSKPKMSQNGALRRQDKVLTVDTMNANVKKVEYAVRGPIVQRAVQIEKELKEGVKKPFEEVIKANIGDAHAMGQQPITFFRQVMALCVYPKLLDDNKFPEDVKNRARRILEACGGNSIGAYTTSQGIDCVRHDIANYIKRRDGGVSSDPDNIYLTTGASDGIATVLKLLTAGENRTRTGVMISIPQYPLYSAAIAELGAVQVNYYLNEEKCWSLDISELQRSLQAAREYCNPRVLCIINPGNPTGQVQSRQCIEDVIRFVAKENLFLMADEVYQDNVYAEGCEFHSFKKVLFEMGPEYSNTVELVSFHSTSKCYMGECGFRGGYMEVINMEPEVKAQLTKLVSVRLCPPAPGQALMDLVVNPPQPGEPSYPMFIKERTAVLSNLAEKAKLTEEILNTVPGISCNPVQGAMYSFPRIALPERAISEAKAKGQAPDMFYCMTLLEETGICLVPGSGFGQKDGTYHFRMTILPPKDKLKIMLNKLKEFHQKFTQQYS; encoded by the exons ATGTTATGTAACAAATCCGTAAGGGTTTTAAAACAGGGAACATGTCAAGTTTACGCGGCAGTGTACCCCAAGGGTCCATCAGGGGTCCTGAACTTTTCTCCGATGCCTTCTCCCCACAGGACTCTTTCTGCAACCCCTGCGCCACGGAGCAAGCCGAAGATGTCGCAAAACGGAGCGCTACGGCGACAGGATAAAGTCCTGACCGTCGACACCATGAATGCCAACGTGAAGAAAGTTGAATACGCGGTGCGCGGACCCATCGTGCAGCGCGCGGTCCAGATAGAAAAGGAGTTAAAAGAG GGGGTCAAGAAGCCTTTTGAAGAGGTCATTAAAGCGAATATCGGAGATGCTCACGCGATGGGTCAACAGCCAATCACTTTCTTCCGACAG gtgatGGCGTTGTGTGTTTATCCCAAATTACTTGATGACAACAAGTTTCCAGAGGATGTCAAAAACCGAGCGAGGCGTATTTTGGAGGCATGTGGAGGGAACAGCATTG GCGCATACACAACAAGTCAGGGCATTGATTGTGTAAGGCATGACATTGCAAACTACATCAAACGTCGGGATGGTGGAGTGTCTTCTGACCCTGATAATATCTACCTCACAACAGGAGCCAGTGACGGCATTGCA ACTGTACTGAAGCTACTGACTGCTGGGGAGAATCGTACCCGGACCGGAGTCATGATCTCTATTCCTCAGTATCCTCTGTATTCGGCTGCTATAGCTGAGTTAGGAGCTGTTCAGGTGAATTACTACCTGAATGAGGAAAAGTGCTGGAGTCTGGACATTAGTGAGTTACAGCGCTCTCTACAGGCTGCCAGAGAGTATTGCAACCCCCGTGTACTGTGCATTATCAACCCCGGCAACCCTACTG GTCAAGTACAAAGCAGACAGTGTATTGAAGATGTAATTCGATTTGTAGCCAAAGAAAATCTTTTCCTCATGGCTGATGAG GTGTATCAGGACAATGTGTATGCAGAGGGATGTGAGTTTCACTCTTTTAAGAAAGTGTTGTTTGAGATGGGTCCCGAGTATTCAAACACCGTCGAGCTTGTATCATTTCACTCCACCTCTAAGTGCTACATGGGAGA GTGTGGTTTCCGAGGAGGGTACATGGAGGTCATCAACATGGAACCAGAGGTAAAGGCTCAACTCACCAAGCTGGTATCAGTACGCCTGTGCCCACCTGCACCTGGACAAGCCCTCATGGACCTGGTGGTCAACCCACCTCAACCTGGAGAGCCCTCTTACCCCATGTTTATCAAG GAGAGAACAGCCGTGCTGAGTAACTTGGCTGAAAAAGCCAAACTTACAGAGGAGATTCTGAACACAGTGCCAGGCATCAGCTGTAACCCGGTGCAGGGAGCCATGTATTCCTTTCCCCGCATTGCATTACCTGAACGTGCCATCAGTGAAGCCAAG GCAAAGGGTCAGGCTCCAGACATGTTCTATTGTATGACACTTTTAGAAGAAACAGGAATATGTCTTGTTCCCGGCAGTGGATTCGGTCAAAAAGATGGCACATATCACTTCAG GATGACCATCTTACCACCAAAAGACAAACTTAAAATTATGCTAAACAAACTAAAGGAATTTCATCAGAAATTCACCCAGCAGTACTCATGA
- the gpt gene encoding alanine aminotransferase 2-like isoform X2, which yields MSQNGALRRQDKVLTVDTMNANVKKVEYAVRGPIVQRAVQIEKELKEGVKKPFEEVIKANIGDAHAMGQQPITFFRQVMALCVYPKLLDDNKFPEDVKNRARRILEACGGNSIGAYTTSQGIDCVRHDIANYIKRRDGGVSSDPDNIYLTTGASDGIATVLKLLTAGENRTRTGVMISIPQYPLYSAAIAELGAVQVNYYLNEEKCWSLDISELQRSLQAAREYCNPRVLCIINPGNPTGQVQSRQCIEDVIRFVAKENLFLMADEVYQDNVYAEGCEFHSFKKVLFEMGPEYSNTVELVSFHSTSKCYMGECGFRGGYMEVINMEPEVKAQLTKLVSVRLCPPAPGQALMDLVVNPPQPGEPSYPMFIKERTAVLSNLAEKAKLTEEILNTVPGISCNPVQGAMYSFPRIALPERAISEAKAKGQAPDMFYCMTLLEETGICLVPGSGFGQKDGTYHFRMTILPPKDKLKIMLNKLKEFHQKFTQQYS from the exons ATGTCGCAAAACGGAGCGCTACGGCGACAGGATAAAGTCCTGACCGTCGACACCATGAATGCCAACGTGAAGAAAGTTGAATACGCGGTGCGCGGACCCATCGTGCAGCGCGCGGTCCAGATAGAAAAGGAGTTAAAAGAG GGGGTCAAGAAGCCTTTTGAAGAGGTCATTAAAGCGAATATCGGAGATGCTCACGCGATGGGTCAACAGCCAATCACTTTCTTCCGACAG gtgatGGCGTTGTGTGTTTATCCCAAATTACTTGATGACAACAAGTTTCCAGAGGATGTCAAAAACCGAGCGAGGCGTATTTTGGAGGCATGTGGAGGGAACAGCATTG GCGCATACACAACAAGTCAGGGCATTGATTGTGTAAGGCATGACATTGCAAACTACATCAAACGTCGGGATGGTGGAGTGTCTTCTGACCCTGATAATATCTACCTCACAACAGGAGCCAGTGACGGCATTGCA ACTGTACTGAAGCTACTGACTGCTGGGGAGAATCGTACCCGGACCGGAGTCATGATCTCTATTCCTCAGTATCCTCTGTATTCGGCTGCTATAGCTGAGTTAGGAGCTGTTCAGGTGAATTACTACCTGAATGAGGAAAAGTGCTGGAGTCTGGACATTAGTGAGTTACAGCGCTCTCTACAGGCTGCCAGAGAGTATTGCAACCCCCGTGTACTGTGCATTATCAACCCCGGCAACCCTACTG GTCAAGTACAAAGCAGACAGTGTATTGAAGATGTAATTCGATTTGTAGCCAAAGAAAATCTTTTCCTCATGGCTGATGAG GTGTATCAGGACAATGTGTATGCAGAGGGATGTGAGTTTCACTCTTTTAAGAAAGTGTTGTTTGAGATGGGTCCCGAGTATTCAAACACCGTCGAGCTTGTATCATTTCACTCCACCTCTAAGTGCTACATGGGAGA GTGTGGTTTCCGAGGAGGGTACATGGAGGTCATCAACATGGAACCAGAGGTAAAGGCTCAACTCACCAAGCTGGTATCAGTACGCCTGTGCCCACCTGCACCTGGACAAGCCCTCATGGACCTGGTGGTCAACCCACCTCAACCTGGAGAGCCCTCTTACCCCATGTTTATCAAG GAGAGAACAGCCGTGCTGAGTAACTTGGCTGAAAAAGCCAAACTTACAGAGGAGATTCTGAACACAGTGCCAGGCATCAGCTGTAACCCGGTGCAGGGAGCCATGTATTCCTTTCCCCGCATTGCATTACCTGAACGTGCCATCAGTGAAGCCAAG GCAAAGGGTCAGGCTCCAGACATGTTCTATTGTATGACACTTTTAGAAGAAACAGGAATATGTCTTGTTCCCGGCAGTGGATTCGGTCAAAAAGATGGCACATATCACTTCAG GATGACCATCTTACCACCAAAAGACAAACTTAAAATTATGCTAAACAAACTAAAGGAATTTCATCAGAAATTCACCCAGCAGTACTCATGA
- the fuz gene encoding protein fuzzy homolog, translating to MLQAESLQLLCLTSSSGVPLFSRGSSKQLPFSIIGSLNGVHMFGAGHGTQLLSCETERGSRVVWRVFQESLMLIAVSGGGGCAVSELQLGRLLDNVWNCMVMVLGQDELANIRNVERLKREVRSCYRLIDMLMELVSDDQGMMGHLTQCTDCLLLSNSSMVQETLDSFTQAADSEFGCLLVHGRVAHATEKWWSRLAPQEVVVLLTLVHSLSSSSSCDYPVFLPKGSPTVAIRLLCFQLLPGVHVCVLCGPKPSLYKAENELVARFWSPLLETLRSCLEQADRSILPPSVNLRWDVQALLLINRESRRAITVCPPVRGGAPANATPLLSSHRRLELLRLFYTFAVTRYFTSEDAPVSPASPTSEPVFEDFSQGFTHVPLQCYLVTDDCKCYGLQSPQHQLYLLTDLSVPTFALRSVATQTLTAITAATGF from the coding sequence ATGCTTCAAGCCGAGTCCCTTCAGCTGCTCTGCCTTACATCTTCCAGTGGTGTCCCACTCTTCTCACGAGGCTCTTCCAAGCAGCTCCCATTTTCCATCATTGGCTCTTTAAATGGTGTCCACATGTTTGGTGCTGGACACGGAACTCAGCTATTGAGCTGCGAGACCGAGCGTGGCAGTCGCGTCGTCTGGCGGGTCTTTCAGGAGAGCCTGATGCTGATTGCTGTGAGTGGTGGTGGTGGCTGCGCCGTCAGTGAGCTGCAGTTGGGCCGCCTGCTAGACAATGTGTGGAACTGCATGGTCATGGTCCTGGGACAGGATGAGTTGGCAAACATACGCAACGTGGAGCGGTTAAAACGGGAAGTGCGCTCCTGCTACCGCTTGATTGATATGCTGATGGAGCTTGTTAGCGATGACCAGGGCATGATGGGACATTTAACACAATGCACCGACTGCCTGCTCCTCTCCAACTCTAGCATGGTGCAAGAGACCCTAGACTCTTTTACCCAGGCAGCGGATAGTGAATTTGGCTGCCTGCTTGTGCATGGCCGTGTGGCccatgccacggaaaaatggtGGTCTCGCTTGGCCCCACAAGAAGTTGTTGTCCTTTTAACTCTGGTACATTCGCTCTCTAGCTCTTCCTCTTGTGATTATCCAGTCTTTCTGCCCAAAGGCAGCCCTACCGTTGCCATTCGTTTACTTTGTTTCCAGCTACTTCCTGGGGTTCATGTATGTGTTCTTTGTGGCCCCAAACCTTCTTTGTACAAGGCAGAGAATGAGCTTGTAGCTCGTTTTTGGTCTCCTCTGTTGGAGACTCTCCGCAGCTGTCTGGAGCAAGCTGACCGCTCCATCCTCCCTCCATCTGTTAACCTTCGCTGGGACGTTCAAGCTCTTCTGCTCATCAACCGTGAATCCCGACGTGCAATCACAGTATGCCCACCTGTTCGTGGGGGCGCGCCAGCAAACGCTACACCCCTTCTTTCGTCACACCGCCGCTTGGAGCTCCTTCGCCTCTTTTATACATTTGCTGTCACTCGATATTTTACCTCAGAAGATGCACCAGTCTCGCCAGCCTCACCTACTTCTGAGCCCGTCTTTGAGGATTTCTCTCAGGGGTTTACTCATGTCCCTTTGCAGTGCTACCTCGTCACTGATGACTGCAAGTGTTATGGGCTGCAGAGTCCTCAGCATCAGCTCTACCTCCTCACAGATCTCTCCGTACCCACGTTTGCCTTGCGCTCCGTGGCAACACAGACTCTCACAGCTATTACTGCTGCAACAGGTTTTTAG